Proteins from a genomic interval of Paenibacillus sp. FSL H8-0048:
- a CDS encoding YqhV family protein, with protein sequence MRFLDKYVSWMSGLRLLSGSVEIAAAIIMLKLNQVDKALAVNSGLALVGPTILILTTAVGLTGMAEQLSWGKLGWIGCGVAILLFGILKK encoded by the coding sequence ATGAGATTTTTGGACAAGTATGTAAGCTGGATGTCCGGCCTGCGGCTGCTGTCCGGCAGTGTGGAGATTGCGGCGGCCATAATTATGCTGAAGCTGAATCAGGTGGATAAGGCGCTGGCTGTCAATTCGGGATTGGCGCTCGTCGGCCCTACAATCCTCATTCTGACCACGGCTGTCGGCCTTACAGGGATGGCAGAGCAACTGTCCTGGGGGAAGCTGGGCTGGATTGGCTGCGGGGTGGCTATTCTCTTATTCGGGATTCTGAAGAAATGA